One segment of Sulfurirhabdus autotrophica DNA contains the following:
- a CDS encoding CZB domain-containing protein, whose amino-acid sequence MSLKDDIEDAIQEHNAWKVKFRDFLSGKLALDLSKLEETNCCKLGHWLEHKGGKLLQSKHYAEICTFHSEFHHAAAEITRKIKQKDFVGARCDLSSEGAFARASHNLTTRLLKAAMFVPSNAKLSEPQAEEAQPEDQMNALAVPVVIEKKFD is encoded by the coding sequence ATGAGCCTTAAAGATGACATCGAAGATGCAATTCAGGAGCACAACGCATGGAAGGTCAAATTCAGGGATTTTCTCAGTGGCAAGTTGGCACTCGATCTATCTAAGTTGGAAGAAACCAATTGCTGCAAGTTGGGGCATTGGCTAGAGCATAAAGGTGGCAAACTTCTGCAGTCAAAACATTACGCTGAAATTTGTACATTTCATAGTGAGTTTCATCATGCAGCAGCAGAAATTACCCGTAAAATTAAACAAAAGGACTTCGTCGGTGCACGTTGTGACCTATCTTCAGAAGGTGCATTTGCACGGGCAAGCCATAATCTGACAACGCGCCTGCTGAAAGCTGCTATGTTTGTTCCTTCAAATGCCAAACTAAGCGAGCCTCAGGCAGAGGAAGCACAACCAGAAGATCAAATGAATGCTTTGGCAGTGCCTGTTGTGATTGAAAAAAAATTTGATTGA
- a CDS encoding methyl-accepting chemotaxis protein, with translation MKINMPVTQKEQPYPRGKILVSKTDTKGTITYVNDIFIEISGFSQDELVGRNHNIVRHPDMPQEAFADLWSTVKKGRPWRGLVKNRCKNGDYYWVEALVVPVRENNEIIGYMSVRKEPDRQQVNQAEALYKAIREKQTKLKRKFRLTQDTSIKLRISVFLITFTLLLLVAGLAGLSGSTSAVATVVSVGSILAWGSAFFMSHSIVRPLKQAVQFFDQIAQGNLNNAIPVDRLDETGQVLSSLAYTQAHLRVITDEIRLASLNMKKHSVMLQTDIEQVASHLQEQQDRVIEVSAAMEEVTVSISEVAKSADEAASAATTSLSTVKGGSKHMNLSMVSTGRLVTSVQESSNIIDELSKSIQKVGLVTQVIKDIADRTNLLALNAAIEAARAGEQGRGFAVVADEVRQLAERTTISTADIASIVEEIQVATQSAVASMDKAALEVGEGRSLLQETSDSFLQITGSSEQVNEIAQHIASAANEQSTASEQVAINMEKMSSLIEKNNASISGVTRVVTALAQTAGELQSLVAHFEKSLD, from the coding sequence ATGAAAATAAATATGCCTGTTACTCAAAAGGAACAACCTTACCCTCGCGGGAAAATTCTTGTTTCCAAAACGGATACCAAGGGAACGATCACTTATGTTAATGATATATTTATTGAAATTAGCGGTTTTAGTCAGGATGAGCTTGTGGGGCGTAACCACAATATAGTTCGTCATCCTGACATGCCTCAGGAAGCATTCGCTGATCTTTGGAGTACAGTCAAAAAAGGGCGACCTTGGCGCGGGTTAGTTAAAAACCGCTGTAAAAATGGTGATTATTATTGGGTTGAAGCATTGGTCGTGCCGGTGCGTGAAAACAACGAGATCATAGGCTATATGTCGGTAAGAAAAGAACCCGACCGGCAGCAGGTAAATCAAGCTGAAGCGCTATACAAAGCCATTCGTGAAAAGCAAACCAAACTCAAGCGTAAATTTCGCCTGACGCAAGACACGTCCATCAAGTTGCGTATATCGGTGTTCTTGATAACATTTACGCTGCTGTTATTAGTTGCAGGCCTGGCGGGATTGAGTGGCTCAACAAGCGCAGTGGCTACAGTTGTTAGTGTCGGGTCTATACTTGCATGGGGTAGTGCTTTTTTCATGTCCCATAGTATTGTTCGACCATTAAAGCAGGCTGTTCAGTTTTTTGATCAAATTGCCCAAGGCAATCTCAACAATGCAATTCCTGTTGACCGGCTGGATGAAACTGGGCAAGTACTTTCATCTCTGGCTTACACTCAGGCACATCTGCGGGTCATTACTGATGAGATCCGGTTGGCTTCACTTAATATGAAAAAACACAGTGTTATGTTGCAAACTGACATAGAGCAGGTAGCTTCTCACCTGCAGGAACAGCAAGATCGTGTTATAGAAGTAAGTGCTGCAATGGAGGAAGTGACAGTATCAATTTCTGAAGTTGCAAAAAGTGCAGATGAAGCCGCCAGCGCTGCTACAACCTCTCTTTCTACTGTAAAAGGCGGTAGTAAACACATGAACCTGAGCATGGTTTCTACCGGGCGTCTGGTCACCTCTGTTCAAGAATCAAGCAATATTATTGATGAGCTAAGTAAATCCATCCAGAAAGTGGGACTCGTTACGCAGGTGATTAAGGACATTGCTGATCGTACTAATCTGCTTGCACTGAATGCGGCAATCGAAGCTGCAAGAGCTGGCGAACAGGGGCGCGGTTTTGCAGTTGTGGCTGACGAAGTCCGTCAGTTGGCGGAGCGGACAACCATTAGTACCGCCGATATTGCCAGCATTGTTGAAGAAATTCAGGTCGCGACACAATCTGCCGTTGCCTCTATGGATAAAGCTGCACTCGAAGTGGGAGAAGGACGCTCTTTGCTACAGGAAACAAGTGATAGCTTTCTGCAGATTACGGGAAGCAGCGAGCAAGTAAATGAAATAGCTCAGCATATAGCCAGTGCAGCAAACGAGCAATCAACAGCCAGCGAGCAAGTTGCAATTAACATGGAGAAGATGTCATCCCTGATAGAGAAAAACAACGCCAGTATTTCCGGAGTGACAAGAGTGGTGACGGCATTGGCTCAAACAGCAGGCGAGTTACAATCGCTGGTTGCGCATTTTGAGAAGTCACTTGATTAA